In a single window of the Cupriavidus basilensis genome:
- a CDS encoding NAD(P)-dependent oxidoreductase, which yields MRVAFIGLGVMGYHMAGHLAAKGHQVTVYNRTAAKAEQWVAAFGGKSAATPALAAQDAEVVCSCVGNDDDLRSVLTGKDGAYSNAPAGCVFVDHTTASANVARELHAAANERGLHFVDAPVSGGEVGAQKGILTIMCGADEAVFGRVEAVLGAYGRAVTRIGGSGAGQLAKMVNQICIAGLLQGLSEAIAFGERAGLDMKVVLDVISKGAAGSWQLENRGPTMIEDKFDFGFAVDWMRKDLGLCLDEARRNGASLPVTAVVDQFYADLQQDGCGRADTSSLIKRLR from the coding sequence ATGCGCGTCGCATTTATCGGCCTGGGTGTCATGGGCTATCACATGGCTGGCCATCTCGCCGCCAAGGGCCATCAGGTCACCGTCTACAACCGCACGGCTGCCAAGGCCGAGCAGTGGGTCGCCGCGTTCGGCGGCAAGTCCGCCGCCACCCCGGCGCTGGCCGCGCAAGACGCCGAAGTGGTCTGCTCCTGCGTGGGCAACGACGATGACCTGCGCTCGGTCCTCACTGGCAAGGACGGCGCCTACAGCAACGCACCGGCAGGCTGCGTGTTCGTGGACCACACCACCGCCAGCGCCAATGTGGCGCGCGAGTTGCATGCCGCGGCTAACGAGCGGGGCCTGCACTTTGTCGATGCGCCCGTCTCGGGCGGCGAAGTCGGCGCGCAAAAGGGCATCCTGACCATCATGTGCGGCGCCGACGAGGCCGTGTTCGGTCGGGTCGAGGCCGTGCTGGGCGCCTATGGGCGCGCCGTCACCCGCATTGGCGGCTCCGGCGCGGGCCAGCTGGCCAAGATGGTCAACCAGATCTGCATCGCCGGCCTGCTGCAGGGCCTGTCCGAAGCCATCGCCTTTGGCGAGCGCGCGGGACTGGACATGAAGGTAGTGCTGGATGTGATCAGCAAGGGCGCCGCCGGCTCCTGGCAGCTGGAAAACCGCGGCCCCACCATGATCGAAGACAAGTTCGATTTCGGCTTCGCGGTGGACTGGATGCGCAAGGATCTGGGCCTGTGCCTGGACGAGGCACGCCGCAACGGCGCCAGCCTGCCGGTCACCGCCGTGGTCGACCAGTTCTACGCGGACCTGCAGCAAGACGGCTGTGGCCGCGCCGACACCTCCTCGCTGATCAAGCGCCTGCGTTGA